The DNA sequence AGCTGATAAAGATCTTTATCTTGGGTAATAATACGGATAAAAATATCCTTATCTTTAAAAGTTTTTACTACAGAAGCGATGATATCATCAGCTTCATATCCTTCGCAAGAAATATTCATAAAGCCCATTTTTTCTATCATTTGTATGCAAATTGGAATTTGTTCTAATAATTCAGAAGGTGGAGGAGTTCTATTTTGTTTATAATTTGGATCGATATCACTTCTAAAAGTTTTTCCTTTAGAATCTAAGGCAAAAATAATGTAATCACTTTGATATTCATTTTTTAAACTATAAATGAAGTTGGCAAAGCCACTAATCATTCCACTAGCTTGCCCTTGTGAATTTTTAAAACCTTTTAAAGCGTAAAAAAGTCTAAAAAAAAAGCCAAAAGTATCTATAATTGTTAAAGTTTTCAATTTTTTCTCTTTTATTTTTTAAATTTTTAAGATTTTTATATTATGTCAATTTTTATATTAAAAACTCATGATTTTAAAAATAACTTGATAAAAAAATGATGAAAAAATAGCGACTAAATTTTCCAAGTAAAATAAAAAATGCACTTTTTAAAAAAGGATATTTTGCAAAACCTAGCCCAAGTGCAAAAATATCACCAACCAAAGGCAAAAAAGTAAAAAAAGCAAAAAAAGCACCGAATTTGAAAAAATTTGTATCCCATTTTTCAAGCTTTTTTAAAGATTTTTTAAAATATTTTTCCAAAATATTTTTTTTACCTAAAAAAGCCAAACCATAGGTACTTAAGCTTCCTAAAGTGTTACCTAAAGTAGCTATTATGAGCACAAGTGATGGGTTGAAATTAAGTTTTATAAAACCTAAGACAAAAGCTTCGCTTGCCAAAGGTAAAAGAGTGCTTGAGAGAAAGCATACTAAAAAAAGTCCTAAGTAGCTTATATCACTATATAAAAAATCAAACATTTTTAATCCACCAAATAAAAATAAATATTATATAAAAAATTATAATTTTTATAGTTAGGATTGGAAATAAGACAATGAGTAAATTTTTCTCACCGTTTAATCAAATTTGATTTTTCGCTTGTTTAATATTAAGCAATCTTTTTGATATTATAATTGTTTTTATATTAATAATTTTAATCATAAAAAGGGTTAAAATGAAAAAATATTTAAGTTTAGTAATATCACTTCATTATCCAGTGTTGCTTTAGCTCCAAAGTACAAACAACAAATTAATTTATTTGCTAACATGAAGTTTGTACTAATTAGATATTTGTATATATCACTAAAATAATTATTATAGAATTAGTATATTCTCAATTATTGATACGACTTTGCGTTATATATCAAAACTTCTATTAAGCTTGAAGAAACAAAGCTTATATAGTAAAATGAGAAAAATAAAAAAATATCAAAGTAAGTAAAGATATTAATAAAAATGTCGATAATCAAACATACACTAGCAAAAAAGATCGGCTTTTAATTATATCTACTTATATCTTTAAAAGGACAGTAGGTTTTGTTTCTTTGTCTATTAATCTAGAAAGTCCTTGCACTCTTTTACAAATCATAATATTTAAATTAGGTATGGATTCGCTTTAGTTAGTTATTAAAAAAGTTTTTATTATTCTATCATTAGAACTGTCCAATCGACATAATTCAATAAAATTTTTTGTGAAATAATTATTTTTATATCTAGGTTAAAAAATTCTTTAAAATGGTATATTTTGCTTTTTAGTAATAGCTATAAATATCCATTTGCATAATTTTAAGTTCTGGCATAGGCAAAAAGATTTAAATTATGATTATAATTTTAACAACACTGCTTATAGTTTTTATCCATTTCTATATGGTCTTATTTTGAAAATATCATCATTTTAAGTTTAAAAAGCTTGAATTTAGATATATTAGAATATTTTTTATTCTAAAAAGCCTTTGGTTGTGTACTTCTACCAAGAGTTAAAATTCTATGTAATATATTAAGAGGTTTTTCATAAAGCCTTTTAATAATTTATATTTACTCTTTTAATACTTGGAGAAGCACTTTGAATAAGGGATAGAATATTCCATAGAAAATATGCAAGAGAGAATTTTGATAAAAAATCAATCTGTATTTCGACTAATACCTATTTAAAAATTTCTAAGAAACTAGGCGTTTCTTGCTCTTTTTTATTAACATAGTAGAGCAAGAACTTTTATTTGTGTATTTTAGATTAAC is a window from the Campylobacter sp. RM10537 genome containing:
- a CDS encoding YqaA family protein translates to MFDFLYSDISYLGLFLVCFLSSTLLPLASEAFVLGFIKLNFNPSLVLIIATLGNTLGSLSTYGLAFLGKKNILEKYFKKSLKKLEKWDTNFFKFGAFFAFFTFLPLVGDIFALGLGFAKYPFLKSAFFILLGKFSRYFFIIFLSSYF